Below is a genomic region from bacterium.
GGAGCTCTTCCCTCTGTGCCTTGCCCACCCTGACCACATAGAGGTGATAGACAGCCTTCACATGCTCTGCCTCCTTGGGTAGCACCAGGCCAGAGTCCTTAAGGTAGCTATTATAAAGGGAGGCGTTTTGCCTTCGGAGCTCTGTCCAGTGCTCCAGTCGGCGCAGCTTCACGTCCAGGATGGCTGCCTGGAGCCCATCCAAGCGGCTGTTGACACCTTCCAGCTCGTGGTCATACTTGTCCAGGCGGCCATGGTTGCCGAACATCCTTATTTTCTGGGCCAGGTTGCCGTCATTTGTGACCACGGCCCCCCCGTCTCCATATGCACCCAGGTTCTTGCCTGGATAGAAGCTGAAACAGCCCGCATCCCCCATGGAGCCCACCTTCCTGCCCTTGTACAGGGCACCGTGGGCCTGGGCCGCATCCTCCACCACCAAAAGCCCGTACCTGCGGGCGATCCCCAGTATGGCATCCATGTCAGCCGGGTGGCCGTACAGGTGGACCGGGATGACGGCCTTGGGCACTGTACAGGAGGTGCAGGCTCTGGAAAAGCTGTTGCCGGGCCTGTTGCTCCTGTTGGAGCGCTGCTTCAAGAGGTCTTCCAGGCAGTTGGGATCCATGGTGTAGGTCACAGGATCGATGTCCACGAAAACCGGAAGCCCCCCTGCCATGCTCACGGCCTCGGATGTGGCAATGAAGCTGTTGGCAGGCACGAAGACCTCATCGCCTGGCCCCACACCCAGCATCTTCAGGGCCAAGAACAAAGCATCTGTGCCGTTGGCCACCCCCACGCAGTGTTTCACTCCGCAAAAGGCTGCAAAGTTTTGCTCGAAGGCCGCCACGTACTTGCCCCCAATGAAGGCGCTTTCGGAGATGACCTGAGCCAGGCTCTGGTCTATCTCGGGCTTGATGGAAAGGTACTGGCGCTTTAGGTCAACGAGTGGGATATGCATCTTGCTCTCCGAAAAAGAGTTGGTGGAGCAAACCCTTGGGTCCACCAAAAAGCGTGGCCCGTGGCCAGGTTCCCTACAGCTTCCGCAAGAGCCGGGCTGGGTTGCCGCAGTAGATCCCCCTGACATTGATATCCTTGGAGACCACAGAGCCGGCCCCTATGACCGTGCCGTCACAGATCCTAACGGGCAAAATTGTGGCATTGGTTCCTATGGAGACCCTGTTGCCGATGACCGTCTCATGCCATAGGGAGGGATCTTTGCCCGCAGGCCCACCCGAGCGGAAAAGATCATTCACAAACATGGCACCGTGGGAGATGAAACAGTCATCCCCTATGGTGACCAGTTCGCAGATGAAGGCATGGGATTGGATTCTACAGCGCTTGCCTATGCGCACCCCTCTTTGGATCTCCACAAAGGGGCCCACGAAGCTCTCGTCTCCTATCTGGCATTCATAGAGGTTCACGGGCTCCACCACGGTCACCCCGGAGCCGAAAACCACATCCCGAATCTGACTCTTGAGTAATCTGGGCTGGTTCATGGGATGGGGCTTTCCCCTGGCCTCAACCCAGCTTTGCAGCGGCCATTTCCACCCCGTTTATGGGATGGGCGGCCTTGTGGTTGGCCAGCCCCCTGTAAAGCACGGGCATGAAACGGCCCTGGGCCTTAATGGATCTCTGGGCTGCCTCCAGCACCGAGACCACCTTGAGGCCGCTGAAGCCGTCGCTTCTGGGAATCTTGTTGTACTTGATGCAGTCCACAAAGTGCTGAAGCTCCACCTTGAGGGGCTCATAGTCCTCGATGCGAGGGCTGAAGATGTCCCCGTAACGATACGCAAAGTGGAACTCCCCGAAGGTTTCATAGTAGGGAGGGGCGTCCACTCCCTTGTCATAGATCTTTATCTTCTCCTGGGTTGAGATGTCGTCGTACACAAGCATTTTCTTGCTGCCCACGAAGGTGGTCCTTCTTATCTTGTTGGGATCTAGCCAGCTCACGTGCACGAAGGCGATCACGCCGTTGTCATAGTTCAAGGTGACCGTGGCCACATCCTCAATGCCTTTTTTGTAATGGGATGTGCCCTGGGCATTTACCCCCAAGGGGCTCTTGTCCAGCACATAGTTGATGATGGATATGTCGTGGGGGGCCAGGTCCCAAACCACGTTTATATCCTGCTGGAAAAGCCCCAGGTTCACCCTGGTGCTGCTCACATACAAGATTTCTCCCAGCTCCCCGGAGGCTATGATTTCCTTGATCTTGTTCACAGCCGCTGTGTACTCAAAGGTGTGGCCCACCATGATGAGCCTGTTCATGTCCGAGGCCAGCTCTATGAGCTCCAGGCACTTCCTGGAGGAATTGGCCATGGGCTTCTCCACCATTAGGTGCTTGCCCCTCTTGAGGATCATCTCGCCCAAGACGTGGTGAGTATGCACAGGAGTGGCCACTGCCACTGCCTCTATCTTGGGATCCTCCAGGAGATCCTCCACCCTGGTGGTTAGCTCCACCGTGGGAAAAAGCCTGCCCACGCGCGCAAGCTTGGTCTCATCCGTGTCGCAGCAGGAAACTCCTTTTACATCAGGTAGCTGAAGAAAATTCCTTATGAGGTTGGGACCCCAATATCCACATCCTATGACCCCGACTTTCATGGCGACCTCCTATGCCAATGGCTGGATGCCAGCTGCATACCCAAGGGTTTTTGCTTGATCCCCCAATCAAGGGCTCTTAGAGCCAGATGCGCTCATCTGTGAGCCTTGAGTTTCCTCTTTTATCAACACGCGCCCCTGGTGGTGAAAACAGCCTTGAATGTCTTTAGAAGGATCCAAAGATCCAGCCACAAGCACTGTTTTTCCACATAGCGCAAATCCAGCCTCACCTGTTCCTCAAAGGTGGTGGTGGCCCTGCCGCAGACCTGCCACAGCCCCGTTATGCCCGGCCTGGCCTCCAGAAGCCTCCTTAGCTGCCAGCTCTTGTAATGCTCCACCTCGTAAGGAATGGGCGGTCTTGGGCCCACCAGACTCATCTCCCCCTTGAGAACATTGAAGAGCTGGGGAAGTTCATCCAGGCTCGTGATGCGAAGGATCCTGCCCAGAGGAGTGACCCTGGGATCCCTGGCCAGTTTGAAGAAGGTCTTGCCCTTGAGATCATGGGTTTCGGCCCTGTTCTCTATGAGCCTCGTGACGTATTCCCTGTGGAGGCTCTGGTCGCAGTTGTGATACATGGTGCGAAATTTTAAGAAGGTGAAACTTTTGCCGTTTTGTCCCATCCTTGTCTGACGGAAAAGCACAGGACCTGGAGAGGTGAGCTTTATGCCAGCAGCTATGACCAACATCACAGGGCCCAGAAACACCAATGCTAAGGAGCCTCCCAACAGATCCAGGCATCTTCTTGCCAAACTGTCCATCCGGCCCCAAAAAGAAGACTTGACCCTGCCTGCACAGGGGCTGGTGCACTCCAGAAAACCCCAATCCGCGCTGCAATCTTGAGCCCCAGAGTTTCCAAGGCCGCCCTGGCATTGGCATCCATCCGCAGCGGTCACCTGGCCTGAGTCATTGCCCAGGAGGTTTTCCGTTAGGGTCTTGGGATATTCCAGAATACGGAAGGCCTGGCCCTGCTCAGCCAAGGCCCCAAGAGCGCATCGCTCCATGCCCGCCAGAAACCCCCTCAGCCTCTCAAGAACCTTCTGGGCCTCTTGTTCCGTGGTATCTGGAAGCAACAAGCCCAGCTCCGCCTCCCCGTACCAGCCCAGCACATCCGAGAGCCTTGTAGTGCGTGAGAAATTCCTCAGGGCCTGCACGAGAAAGCCCAACTCCACCCCTGAGCCCATGGCCTGCTCCAGTGAAATCAGAAGAAGAGAAAAGCAATGTCCATTGCGGTCACAGCGGCTCCTCTCCTCTCTCAGACGCTGAAGAAAGTTCTCCCTTCCGCAGACCGCCTTGGGGCTCTGGGTGTGCTGATGGCTATATGTTTTCCAGGGCAGCCGTCCCACAGCCGCCAGCCTTATGGATGAAGGAGTAGGTCTCCCAGGTCCTTCTGCGGGAGCCCGCACGCTTTCCCGGCCAAACGCATCCCCTTTTTCCGGCTCTACAAGAGGGGAGTGCACCCCGTGGGCTTTCTGGGTCATCTGGAAGCCTTCCATTTTCTCTTTCCTTTTGCCTACAAGACATTGCTCTCAGAGGCCTGAGCAAAGCCGCCCGTCTAAGCCCGGATCATCCATCAAGATGGGCAAGCTTGGGGCCGGGATGCATCCCCAAGCCGACTTCATGAGCTCTCACCCCTGGATCCACTGGCCCCAAGCAACACTCTTGTATGCTTTTTCTACACATGAATGATCCCTCTTCTTATGGCCTCCTTGGTCCATTGGGCCACGCTTCTCATATTGAGTTTCTCCATGATGTGGTACTTATGGGTCTCTACGGTCTTGGGGCTGATACAGAGGAAGTCGGCGGTTTTCTTGACAGAGTTGCCCTCTGCCAGAAGCTGGAAGACCTGCCTTTCCCTGGGGCTTAGCAGATCAAAGGGATCTGTCTGCTCCTTTCGCTCCAGTACCTCCTCCAGATGGCGGGCTATGAATTCAGGGGCGTTTTCGCTGAAGAAGGTGCCGTCTTTTTTGACCACCTGCACGGCCATATAAAGATCCGAGATGGGGCTACTTTTGAGCACGTACGCGGATATCCCGGCCTTGAGAAGATGGACCAGAAACTCCCTGTAAGAGTGCATGGTGTAGATTATGATCTTGGTCCTGGGGGACATCTTCTTGATCTGATAGGTGCATTCCACCCCGTTGAAATGGGGCATGGCCAGATCCAGTATCACTATGTCGGGATGGGTTTTCTCAAAGACCTTCAAGGCCTGGCGGGGCTCAGATACCATGCCCACGATCTCCACGTCTTCCTGCTTGCCCAGGCCTGTGGCTATTCCATGGAGAACAACCTCGTGGTCATCTATGAGCAGAACTCTTGTCTTCATTCACGCAAGCTTGCCCCCTCATTGCCGCAAACAGGCCATCTGGGAGGCCAAATCGCAAATGCTGCCGGAATCCCTGACCTCATGCTTCCCAAAGCTCTCACTTTTCAAGTCCTGCCAGAAAAACCATGAGAATCATCCCCCATCCAGGCCAGGGGTAGCTCTGCCGAAACGCACGTGCCAGAGCCCACCACAGACTCCACCCAGAGGCTCCCCCCCAAACTCTCGGCCCTCTCCCTCATGGTCAGAAGCCCCACTCCTGCTGAGGTAAGCTCCCCTGAGCTTAAAAAGCCTGCTCCATCATCTTCTATGGTGATGGATATGCTTTGGGGCCCCCGAATGACGTTTACCACAAGCTGGCCTGCCTGGGCGTGCTTCAAGACATTGGTGACCGCTTCCTGAACTATCCGGTACACCCCCAGTTCCAGCTCGGGAGAAAGCCTGCTTTCCAAGCCCCTGAAAAAGTACCTCACATTCATGCGGCCTTTGCCCTGGCATTCCTCCAGGAGTCTTGTGATGGCAGCCTCCAGCCCCAACTTGTCCAGTACAGGAGGCCTCAGCCCCTGGGCTATCTCACGAAGCTTCTCGATGGCCTCGGAGAGCCCCTGGGAGAAGCCCATGAGCTTCTGAGCCTGCTCCGGGGAGCCCTGGAACTCCTCCAGGAGCAGCTCGGCCTGGATCTTGAGGGTGGTCAGGGCCTGGCCTATCTCATCGTGAAGCTCGGCGCTCAAACGCTGCCTCTCCTTCTCCACTGCCAGGAGGATCTGCCTGGAGAAGGCCCTTTTTCGAAGCAGCTCCTCCCTGCTTCGACGCCTTAGCTCCCGCTCAGCCAGGGAGGAGTTGACCTTGTTCTCCAAAGCAGTGAGGGAGAAGGGCTTGGTCAGGTAGTCTGCTGCACCAAGGCGCATGGCCTCTGTGGCTGTGCTCACATCATCCCTTGCCACCCCTGTCATCATCACCACAGAGCAGAGCATGGAGCGCTCCCCCAGCTCCTTCAAAAGCTGGGTTCCAACCCCGTCAGGAAGCTGGTAGTCTAAAAGAATAAGCTCGGGAAGACTCTGGGAGATCTGCTCCCTGGCTTCCCAAAGGCTCCTGCACTGTACCACCCGGAAACCCTTGCCCTCCAGAAAAGAGGAGAGAAGTCTCAAGATCCCCTCGTCGTCATCCACGATGAGGACCCTTGGATGTGATGTATCAGACTGGAATCTCTTCTCTAGAGAATCCTCGGTCACAGAGATCCCCTCGGGTCTTCCCAAGCCCCTGGACCCGCCCCAGCCGGCCTCTTGTGCTGGTGCCCACACACGGCTCTACCACCAAGGAAAAAACATCTTTCAGATCCTGCAATCAAGAGCCTACTGCATCCCCCAGATCTCCCCAGGGGGCAAATCCAAACCCTCAGGCTCCAATTCTCCATCAGGATTTCCCAAGTTTGATGTTCTTGGCATCTTGCTGCAGCCACAGGATGCTGCCCTTTTTTGTCAGCCTGTTGACCTCAATTGTCACCCCAGGGGGGAGCTCTAGAAGAGCCCTATTCTTTTTCGTACACGTGCCCCAAAGCCGAGAAGCGAGGCCCGGATCCGGCTGATTGCTCTTCCAGATAATGCTCCAAAGCCTTTAGTCTCAAGCACTTAGAGAATCTGGCCCAGCAATTCTCCTTGCAGCAATGGCTAGAGGGTCTTCCGTCTTCTTCCAGCACCTGGTGGAATCTGCAGGGCAGACAGCTCTTTATGAGAAAGGAATTCATACCTTTTCCTCCAAAGCTAGTTTTTCTAAGCCAGCAGCCTCAAGATCCCCAAAAGCGCCCAATTCAGGGTAGGCTCCGCCCGTTAAAGAACCCATCGGATCTTTTTAAATATCTGAATCTATTCATTTTTTCGTGGTTCCAGATCTTTGAGATCTTGGAACCCATTCTGCCTTCAATTGGCCTTCATCAAGAATCTCAACCCGGGCACTCCCTTCTGGTTGGCCCCAAGCCTTTGTACTGTTTGCCAGGATCGTGCCAAGAATCAGCCCCCTTTTACGGCCCTTCAAGAAACTCTTGGGCTCGAATCTTGGGCCAAGGCCTGGCCCAAGGACAAACAATAAGGATTCATCCTGACAAAAGCGAAGAGCAAACCAGTCTTCCATGACCGGAGACTCCAAGCTTGAGCCAAGAGGCCTTATATGGCAATACTACATTTTCCTGATTTTAACCTAAGGAAATTCCTTATGCAGGCATTAAGGAGAGGAGGAGGGAAAAAAATTGACGGTGCTTCCTCCCTCAGCCCTTTTTTTTGGAGGTGCTCATCAAGCCCTCTCGGGCCAGGCTCTCGGCTTCACGATTCTTGGGCGGCTCCACTATGACCCATTCGAATTGGACAAATTGTGAGCGAACCTCCTCCAAACGCTTTCTTATGGAGTCTTCTATGCCTGGCAAGTTCTGGGGACCCCTGCTGCCTTTGGGTCCCCCGATGGGGCTGGTAAAGACAACCACCTTCTCTATGCCGCACTGCTTGACCTTGTAGAGGGCCTCTGTGACCCCCTGGTACATGGCGTTTCGGCGATCCAGCTTGCCTACCTTCTCTTGCAAGCGAGCCAGGACCTCCCCCCTGGAGTTCTTGACCACGGCCCCAAAACAAGCCGGACCCTGGGGTCCCTTGGAGAATCCCGCGGCCCAAACAAAGGCCCTTCCCCCATCTCTCTCCGGCACTGGAGCCGGGGCTTTGCTGCCCGCATCCCCCTCACTGCTGGATGAAGCAGAAAAAACCTGCATGGGTTTACCCCTTCTGAGATCCAGGATCTCTTCCTCTTGGCCAGCTGACTCCATGGGCCCTCCCCAGCTCCTGGACCTGTCCTGCCAGGAAACCAGATCCATGGCCTGCTGGCAAAGCCACTTCACCTCCCCCATCTCGGCCCTGATATCTTTTACCCAACGGCGCTGTTCCATGAGCAGGACCAGAATCCAAACCAGCAAAGCCATACCCAAGAGAAGAGCCAACCAGGGCCACCACCCACCTTCCTGAATCCATTGGGCCATGGGAATCCTCCCCTTGCCTACCCCCTCGCATCCATCACTTGATAAACCATCCCATCTGCAGAGTCAATCAGAGTCACTGGAATTGCTTGGACTGCTCGGGTACAAGAAGAGAGGGAAACCCAGACCCCTCACGATCTGCGCCATACAGCAATCAACAACTGGAGGCAGACAGGCCACGATTGCTTTCGGATCATGGCGGTGTCGGGTCATAAGAGCATGTCGGTTTTCAAGCGATACAACTATAGACACCAAAAAATTTAGCCGCCCGGGAGGGACGGCTAAGCTGTTCATATTATGGCGCGCCTGGGGGGATTCGAACCCTCGGCCTACGGATTAGAAGTCCGTTGCTCTATCCTGCTGAGCTACAGGCGCGGTCTTTCAAGCTCACGGCAAGATAGTCTATCTCCTCAGAGAGACTCTGCGCAAGGGTGGTGAACTCTTACCTGCAGGGACCCAGCCTCTTGCCCGAGAGTTTCTGTTCCATCTGCATTCCAGCTTGGCTAAATTTACTCACACCGTTAAAGGTGTCTCCCTTGTAGGTTATGGTTCCGTCCATGACGGCCTTGCCCTGATCGGTCTGGCATTCCACCTTCCAGGTCACGGTGTCGCCTTTTACCTTCTGACTCACGGTCTTGCACTTGGAGCCAGGTTCAGATGCCTGGGGGACCAGATTATCCTTGGTCAGACAGTAGGTGTGCTTCTGGGGTCCCATCTTCATGGCCATACCCGGAATCTGGGTCTCTACCGTGTACTCCCAGAGCCCCTCTTTCACATCAGGCCCGGCCAGAGCCTCTGCTGCCATGAAAACCAGAGACAAAAAGAACACACATGCAAGCGCCTTTCTAGCCATGACTCACCCCCTCCTTGTGGACATGCATGGAACCCATTGTCTCCATCACTGGACCCATGGAGGTACTGGCTGCAGCAGGGAACAGGGCACACGGTCTGGTGGTTCCCGAAGCTGCATCTTGATTTCAGTCCTCAAGTACGAAGATTACCTCCATTCTGACCCTGTATTCCTTGATCTGATCGGCTTCCACAGCCACCCTCTGTTCCAGGACCCTCAGGCCTGTGATGCCCCTTAGGGTCTTTGTGGCCCTCTTGAAGCCCACTTTTATGGCATCATCGAAGCTCTTGGGCGAGGAGGCAATTATTTCCGTAACGCGCGCAACGCGGTCTTGGCCTGCCATGGCTTCACCTCCTTGGGGATTTAAAAAAATCTTTTTTTGCCGTGTGCCCTTAAGTTCAAAATAGCAAAAAAACATGGCCTGCTCCATGGCCTGGGAAATCCATCAGTCTCTTATGGCCGTGAGAGGCTCGTGAATCAGATCTCCCTCCCGGAATCTGGTGGGACGAAGGGGATATATGTCTATGCTGGTGGCCCGCCCCTCGGCTATGATCTCGGCCGCCACCATGCCTGCGGCCGGGCTGTGCTGGAAGCCATGGCCGCTGAATCCATTGACGCACAGGAAACCTCTTAGCTCAGGAAACTCCCCTATGATGGCGTGATGGTCCGGGGATACCTCGTAAAGCCCTGCCCAGCCTCTGGCTATGCGAGCCTTCTCCAGGACCGGACAGCGATGCAATGATCTCTCCGCGGTCCACTCCTTGGAGTCAAAATCCACGTTTTCGTTGAAGGAACTCTGCTCGTCCTGGGGCCCTGAAAGCAAAAGACCCCTTCCCTCCCGCCTCATGTACCAACCCAGCCCCAAGTCTATTATGAGGGGAAACTGCCCGGGCAGATCATCGAAGGGATCAGTGAAAAACAGCTGCCTCCTGTAGGGCTTGACCGGCAGGTCCAAACCGGCCATGGAGGCCACCATGGCCGCCTGGGGACCTGCGGCATTCACCACCCAGGAGGTGGCCACAAAACACCCCTGGGAAGTCTGCACCCCCGATACCCTACCCCTGGAAACCCTTATGGATGTCACCTCCACGCCTTCCACCAGTTTCACGCCCAATCTCCTGGCCCCCCTGGCAAAGCCCTGGAGCACCTCGTAGGGGCCTGCATAGCCATCATCCGCGGAATAGGAGCCCCCCAGCAGGTCGGCCACTTCCAAAAAAGGCCACCTGCCTGCTATCTCACCTGGCTCCAGGAGTTCCAAAGCCACTTTGTGGCTCTCCAGAAGCCTCGCATTCCCCTTTAGTTGGGCCCAGTGGGCGGCCTGGGAGGCCAGAAAGAGATACCCCACCCTGTGAAACTCGGGGTCCACTCCGAAGCTTTCCTGGAAGGAGTCGAAAACAGATCTGCTCAAGAGGGAAAATCTCACATTGATGTCTGTGGAGAACTGGCTTCGGATTCCACCTGCACACTTTCCCGTGGAACCCTGGCCCATCATCCCCCTCTCCAGCAAGAGGACCTCCCCGACTCCTTTCATGCCCAGATAGTAGGCCACACTGACGCCTATGATTCCTCCTCCGATCACAACAACATCTGCTTTTTCCGGCAGATCCCGGCTCACTTTCTTTGGTCCTCCAAGATTTCTTCACCACTGAGAAATGCCTTGGCCCTCCTGCCTTTAGCCCAAGACCAAAGCCCCAGTATCAAAGCCCCCGCCACTCCTGCCACCTCCAGCCCCCTGGCAGGAAAAACCAGAAGAAATGCCGTCCCGATGAAAAGAATCCTCTCCACCCATCCCAAAGGAGAGGCCAGGTGCCCTATGGTAGCCGCGGCCAGGCACACTACCCCGAGGCCCGCCAACACAAAGCTCAGCAAAGTGGCCCCAAGATCTCCGGTCACCAGCAGGGCCGGCTGGTAAACGAACACAAAGGGCACCAGAAAGCCGGCAAA
It encodes:
- a CDS encoding FAD-binding oxidoreductase, translating into MSRDLPEKADVVVIGGGIIGVSVAYYLGMKGVGEVLLLERGMMGQGSTGKCAGGIRSQFSTDINVRFSLLSRSVFDSFQESFGVDPEFHRVGYLFLASQAAHWAQLKGNARLLESHKVALELLEPGEIAGRWPFLEVADLLGGSYSADDGYAGPYEVLQGFARGARRLGVKLVEGVEVTSIRVSRGRVSGVQTSQGCFVATSWVVNAAGPQAAMVASMAGLDLPVKPYRRQLFFTDPFDDLPGQFPLIIDLGLGWYMRREGRGLLLSGPQDEQSSFNENVDFDSKEWTAERSLHRCPVLEKARIARGWAGLYEVSPDHHAIIGEFPELRGFLCVNGFSGHGFQHSPAAGMVAAEIIAEGRATSIDIYPLRPTRFREGDLIHEPLTAIRD
- a CDS encoding reverse transcriptase-like protein; the protein is MAQWIQEGGWWPWLALLLGMALLVWILVLLMEQRRWVKDIRAEMGEVKWLCQQAMDLVSWQDRSRSWGGPMESAGQEEEILDLRRGKPMQVFSASSSSEGDAGSKAPAPVPERDGGRAFVWAAGFSKGPQGPACFGAVVKNSRGEVLARLQEKVGKLDRRNAMYQGVTEALYKVKQCGIEKVVVFTSPIGGPKGSRGPQNLPGIEDSIRKRLEEVRSQFVQFEWVIVEPPKNREAESLAREGLMSTSKKKG
- a CDS encoding response regulator; its protein translation is MGRPEGISVTEDSLEKRFQSDTSHPRVLIVDDDEGILRLLSSFLEGKGFRVVQCRSLWEAREQISQSLPELILLDYQLPDGVGTQLLKELGERSMLCSVVMMTGVARDDVSTATEAMRLGAADYLTKPFSLTALENKVNSSLAERELRRRSREELLRKRAFSRQILLAVEKERQRLSAELHDEIGQALTTLKIQAELLLEEFQGSPEQAQKLMGFSQGLSEAIEKLREIAQGLRPPVLDKLGLEAAITRLLEECQGKGRMNVRYFFRGLESRLSPELELGVYRIVQEAVTNVLKHAQAGQLVVNVIRGPQSISITIEDDGAGFLSSGELTSAGVGLLTMRERAESLGGSLWVESVVGSGTCVSAELPLAWMGDDSHGFSGRT
- a CDS encoding Gfo/Idh/MocA family oxidoreductase, whose product is MKVGVIGCGYWGPNLIRNFLQLPDVKGVSCCDTDETKLARVGRLFPTVELTTRVEDLLEDPKIEAVAVATPVHTHHVLGEMILKRGKHLMVEKPMANSSRKCLELIELASDMNRLIMVGHTFEYTAAVNKIKEIIASGELGEILYVSSTRVNLGLFQQDINVVWDLAPHDISIINYVLDKSPLGVNAQGTSHYKKGIEDVATVTLNYDNGVIAFVHVSWLDPNKIRRTTFVGSKKMLVYDDISTQEKIKIYDKGVDAPPYYETFGEFHFAYRYGDIFSPRIEDYEPLKVELQHFVDCIKYNKIPRSDGFSGLKVVSVLEAAQRSIKAQGRFMPVLYRGLANHKAAHPINGVEMAAAKLG
- a CDS encoding sugar transferase; translation: MEGFQMTQKAHGVHSPLVEPEKGDAFGRESVRAPAEGPGRPTPSSIRLAAVGRLPWKTYSHQHTQSPKAVCGRENFLQRLREERSRCDRNGHCFSLLLISLEQAMGSGVELGFLVQALRNFSRTTRLSDVLGWYGEAELGLLLPDTTEQEAQKVLERLRGFLAGMERCALGALAEQGQAFRILEYPKTLTENLLGNDSGQVTAADGCQCQGGLGNSGAQDCSADWGFLECTSPCAGRVKSSFWGRMDSLARRCLDLLGGSLALVFLGPVMLVIAAGIKLTSPGPVLFRQTRMGQNGKSFTFLKFRTMYHNCDQSLHREYVTRLIENRAETHDLKGKTFFKLARDPRVTPLGRILRITSLDELPQLFNVLKGEMSLVGPRPPIPYEVEHYKSWQLRRLLEARPGITGLWQVCGRATTTFEEQVRLDLRYVEKQCLWLDLWILLKTFKAVFTTRGAC
- a CDS encoding dodecin family protein encodes the protein MAGQDRVARVTEIIASSPKSFDDAIKVGFKRATKTLRGITGLRVLEQRVAVEADQIKEYRVRMEVIFVLED
- a CDS encoding DegT/DnrJ/EryC1/StrS family aminotransferase, whose translation is MHIPLVDLKRQYLSIKPEIDQSLAQVISESAFIGGKYVAAFEQNFAAFCGVKHCVGVANGTDALFLALKMLGVGPGDEVFVPANSFIATSEAVSMAGGLPVFVDIDPVTYTMDPNCLEDLLKQRSNRSNRPGNSFSRACTSCTVPKAVIPVHLYGHPADMDAILGIARRYGLLVVEDAAQAHGALYKGRKVGSMGDAGCFSFYPGKNLGAYGDGGAVVTNDGNLAQKIRMFGNHGRLDKYDHELEGVNSRLDGLQAAILDVKLRRLEHWTELRRQNASLYNSYLKDSGLVLPKEAEHVKAVYHLYVVRVGKAQREELQAHLQQKGVSTGIHYPTALPNLKAYRHLNYSNGDFPQASKASREILSLPMFPELEEEQIRYIAQSIREFVGP
- a CDS encoding DUF3617 family protein, which produces MARKALACVFFLSLVFMAAEALAGPDVKEGLWEYTVETQIPGMAMKMGPQKHTYCLTKDNLVPQASEPGSKCKTVSQKVKGDTVTWKVECQTDQGKAVMDGTITYKGDTFNGVSKFSQAGMQMEQKLSGKRLGPCR
- a CDS encoding response regulator transcription factor, whose product is MKTRVLLIDDHEVVLHGIATGLGKQEDVEIVGMVSEPRQALKVFEKTHPDIVILDLAMPHFNGVECTYQIKKMSPRTKIIIYTMHSYREFLVHLLKAGISAYVLKSSPISDLYMAVQVVKKDGTFFSENAPEFIARHLEEVLERKEQTDPFDLLSPRERQVFQLLAEGNSVKKTADFLCISPKTVETHKYHIMEKLNMRSVAQWTKEAIRRGIIHV
- a CDS encoding acyltransferase, giving the protein MNQPRLLKSQIRDVVFGSGVTVVEPVNLYECQIGDESFVGPFVEIQRGVRIGKRCRIQSHAFICELVTIGDDCFISHGAMFVNDLFRSGGPAGKDPSLWHETVIGNRVSIGTNATILPVRICDGTVIGAGSVVSKDINVRGIYCGNPARLLRKL